A part of Aegilops tauschii subsp. strangulata cultivar AL8/78 chromosome 2, Aet v6.0, whole genome shotgun sequence genomic DNA contains:
- the LOC109775548 gene encoding uncharacterized protein: MKKLYQGKGRRVHPAPAPGPHAADAALAMLPATLLALVAALTAEEQEVLAYLLSGGAGGAAGGRRRRLNGPHQPEMGCGCFGCYKSFWARWDASPNRHLIHRIIDAVEEGSGGGGEGAAKGAGGPGGATRRGHRRRRRGRGGPCAIDAAAEEHGAAEVHVGVPDDHLQGCCASDGGEDGDYEGDEDDGADSLYDGEEALTDDSDCAGANSSAEKSAVGKLVRFIGEKVWAAWT, encoded by the coding sequence ATGAAGAAGCTGTACCAGGGGAAGGGCCGGCGGGTGCACCCGGCGCCGGCGCCGGGTCCCCACGCGGCTGATGCAGCCCTTGCCATGCTGCCGGCCACCCTGCTGGCGCTCGTGGCCGCGCTCACCGCCGAGGAGCAGGAGGTGCTGGCCTACCTGCTgtccggcggggccggcggcgctGCCGGGGGCCGGCGCAGGCGGCTCAACGGGCCGCACCAGCCGGAGATGGGCTGCGGCTGCTTCGGCTGCTACAAGAGCTTCTGGGCCCGCTGGGACGCCTCCCCCAACCGCCACCTCATCCACCGCATCATCGACGCCGTCGAGGAGGGCTCCGGCGGAGGGGGCGAGGGAGCAGCCAAAGGAGCCGGAGGACCAGGGGGTGCCACGCGCCGCGGCCACCGCCGCCGGCGCCGTGGCCGCGGCGGGCCGTGCGCCatcgacgccgccgccgaggaGCACGGCGCCGCGGAGGTCCACGTCGGCGTCCCGGACGACCACCTGCAAGGCTGCTGCGCGTCGgacggcggcgaggacggcgactACGAGGGCGACGAGGACGACGGCGCGGACAGCCTCTACGACGGCGAGGAGGCCCTGACGGACGACAGCGACTGCGCCGGCGCCAACAGCTCCGCCGAGAAGAGCGCCGTCGGCAAGCTGGTGCGCTTCATCGGCGAGAAGGTGTGGGCCGCCTGGACCTGA